The proteins below come from a single Leopardus geoffroyi isolate Oge1 chromosome D3, O.geoffroyi_Oge1_pat1.0, whole genome shotgun sequence genomic window:
- the HSCB gene encoding iron-sulfur cluster co-chaperone protein HscB isoform X3, producing the protein MWGARTGALLRVWGLWPAGVRGRRPLGCNAASLAGNNSPQCWNCGGPGVPKRGDGFFCPQCRALQPPDLTRDYFSLMDCNRAFGVDTAKLQNRYQQLQRLVHPDFFSQRSQTEKDFSEKHATLVNDAYKTLLAPLSRGLYLLKLHGVEIPEGTDYAMDQQFLMEIMEINEKLAEAQSEAAMKEIESIVRAKQKELSDNVSKAFEQGSLVDVDLRSHV; encoded by the exons ATGTGGGGCGCAAGGACCGGCGCCTTGCTCCGGGTGTGGGGGCTGTGGCCCGCAGGGGTCCGCGGGCGGAGACCTCTAGGCTGCAATGCTGCGTCTCTGGCCGGAAACAATTCCCCCCAGTGTTGGAACTGCGGCGGCCCAGGGGTCCCCAAGCGGGGAGACGGGTTCTTCTGCCCACAGTGCCGCGCGCTGCAGCCACCTGACCTCACTCGAGATTACTTCAGCCTCATGGACTG CAACCGTGCCTTCGGAGTGGACACAGCGAAGCTCCAGAATAGGTACCAGCAGCTACAGCGTCTTGTCCACCCTGATTTCTTCAGCCAGAGGTCTCAG ACTGAAAAAGACTTCTCAGAGAAGCATGCGACCCTGGTGAATGATGCCTATAAGACCCTCCTGGCCCCGCTGAGCAGGGGACTATACCTT CTAAAGCTCCATGGAGTAGAGATTCCCGAAGGGACAGATTATGCAATGGACCAGCAATTCCTCATGGAAAtaatggaaatcaatgaaaaactTGCAGAAGCTCAAAGTGAAGCTGCTATGAAAGAGATTGAATCTATTGTCAGAG CTAAACAGAAGGAACTGAGTGACAATGTGAGCAAAGCTTTTGAACAAG
- the HSCB gene encoding iron-sulfur cluster co-chaperone protein HscB isoform X5, which produces MWGARTGALLRVWGLWPAGVRGRRPLGCNAASLAGNNSPQCWNCGGPGVPKRGDGFFCPQCRALQPPDLTRDYFSLMDCNRAFGVDTAKLQNRYQQLQRLVHPDFFSQRSQTEKDFSEKHATLVNDAYKTLLAPLSRGLYLVS; this is translated from the exons ATGTGGGGCGCAAGGACCGGCGCCTTGCTCCGGGTGTGGGGGCTGTGGCCCGCAGGGGTCCGCGGGCGGAGACCTCTAGGCTGCAATGCTGCGTCTCTGGCCGGAAACAATTCCCCCCAGTGTTGGAACTGCGGCGGCCCAGGGGTCCCCAAGCGGGGAGACGGGTTCTTCTGCCCACAGTGCCGCGCGCTGCAGCCACCTGACCTCACTCGAGATTACTTCAGCCTCATGGACTG CAACCGTGCCTTCGGAGTGGACACAGCGAAGCTCCAGAATAGGTACCAGCAGCTACAGCGTCTTGTCCACCCTGATTTCTTCAGCCAGAGGTCTCAG ACTGAAAAAGACTTCTCAGAGAAGCATGCGACCCTGGTGAATGATGCCTATAAGACCCTCCTGGCCCCGCTGAGCAGGGGACTATACCTTGTAAG CTAA